The following are encoded in a window of Schistocerca nitens isolate TAMUIC-IGC-003100 chromosome 9, iqSchNite1.1, whole genome shotgun sequence genomic DNA:
- the LOC126204081 gene encoding mucin-21-like has protein sequence MSYDSKSSSAAADAEVGGWSSRKLGGRYARPYSPSAGAGAGAAEETTRAASPAGSASSGYVSYRSSIGNGVRSYSPFRPLSPAPPASAPNEDDSGGGSESSSSSGKPSSNPARGGGSGGGRYESQLTSQYGRIRPLAAPVITPPAMPLPSVVTSRQGSSSLPPLPTGRNGSDAGRYSSLPRGSSPAANQPLYRSLYTGRGGLSSYRSESEPVTPNVVNVGASRIGPSSSAAPSDDESSGSQRGGYKSARAQPARAEDSPKRVYTTSYVRQNARSPSAHDPDERRKNRDGEGDEEEVEPPPANKVQAISAMVRLNARVPSAKSSYSGDDGDEILVDGVPVRVRESRSRHRRTAAVAARRRPDGS, from the exons ATGTCCTACGACAGCAAGAGCTCCTCCGCAGCCGCGGACGCAGAAGTGGGCGGCTGGTCGAGCCGCAAGCTCGGCGGCCGCTACGCCAGGCCCTACTCGCCTTCTGCCGGCGCAGGCGCAGGTGCCGCCGAAGAGACGACGAGGGCGGCGTCGCCCGCCGGCTCGGCCAGCTCCGGCTACGTCTCCTACCGTAGCTCGATCGGCAACGGCGTCCGGTCCTACTCGCCGTTCCGCCCGCTGTCGCCGGCGCCACCGGCCTCCGCCCCCAACGAGGACGACTCCGGGGGCGGCTCCGAGAGTTCCAGCTCCAGCGGCAAGCCTTCGTCCAACCCCGCGAGAGGCGGCGGCTCCGGCGGTGGCCGCTACGAGTCGCAGCTGACTTCGCAGTACGGACGCATCCGCCCCCTCGCGGCGCCAGTGATAACGCCTCCAGCGATGCCGCTGCCCTCCGTGGTGACTTCGAGGCAGGGCTCCTCTTCCCTGCCCCCGCTTCCCACCGGCAGAAACGGGTCGGACGCCGGCAGGTACTCTAGCCTGCCGCGGGGCAGTTCTCCCGCGGCGAACCAGCCCCTGTACCGCAGCCTCTACACCGGTCGCGGCGGCCTCTCCAGCTACCGTTCCGAGAGCGAGCCCGTCACGCCCAACGTGGTGAACGTGGGTGCCTCCAGGATCGGGCCCTCGTCGTCCGCCGCGCCGTCGGACGACGAGTCGTCGGGTTCGCAGCGGGGCGGCTACAAGAGCGCTCGGGCCCAACCGGCGAGAGCGGAGGACTCGCCGAAGAGGGTGTACACCACCAGCTACGTGAGACAGAACGCCCGTTCGCCCTCCGCCCACGACCCGGACGAGAGGCGGAAGAATCGGGACGGTGAAGGAGACGAGGAAGAAGTGGAGCCTCCGCCCGCAAACAAGGTGCAGGCCATCAGCGCCATGGTGCGCTTGAACGCGCGCGTGCCCTCGGCCAAGTCGAGCTACAGCGGCGACGACGGCGACGAGATTCTCGTCGACGGCGTTCCCGTCAGGGTGAGGGAGAGTCGGAGCAGACACAG GAGGACGGCGGCGGTCGCGGCGCGGCGCCGGCCGGACGGGAGCTGA